TGCTGGCCATGCTGCTCGCCATCGACGGAGGATTCTGCAATGAGCCTGAATGATTGGATTAAAAACAACACCATGCACCACTCCCAATTCTGGGACCTCAAAAAACTGGTGGAGGAAAAAGAGAAACAGAATCTGAAAATCTCCCTTTGTCTGCCGACGCTCAACGAGGAAAAAACCATCGGAAAAGAGATTGTCATGTTCAAATCCGAACTGATGGATCGCTATCCTTTGCTCGACGAAATTGCCGTGATCGACTCCGGCTCCACTGATGCCACCCGCGAAATTTCCGCGAATTTCGGAGCCGATGTTCATCTCTCCTCCGACATTCTTCCGCAATACGGGGAAAAAAAGGGAAAAGGCGAAAACCTTTGGAAAGCGGTATACGAACTGAACGGCGACGTCATTGTGTATGTCGACGCCGACATCAAAAACATCCACCCGCGTTTCGTCTACGGCCTGGTTGCTCCGTTGATTTACCGCCCGGAAGTACACTATGTGAAAGCGTTCTACGACCGTCCACTCGCCTTTTCACAAGGCGTACGGCCATCGGGCGGCGGACGCGTTACCGAGATTCTCACACGTCCGCTCTTCTCACTTTTCTTCCCCGAGCTGACCGGTCTGGTGCAGCCGCTTTCCGGTGAATACGCTGTACGACGCGAAGTACTGGAATCCATCCCGTTCCCCATCGGCTACGGGGTGGAAACTTCACACCTGATCGACGTCTATGAAAAATGGGGCATGGAAGCCATCGCCCAGGTCGACCTCGATCAGCGCGTGCACCGCAATCAGGAAACACGCGATCTTGGAAAAATGGCGTTCGGCATTCTGCGAGCTTTCCTTTTCCGCGCCGAAGAGCTCGGGGTCATCGGAGAACTTCCGGAGCTCAGCACCGTGCTCAAGCAGTTCCAGGCCCACGACGAAGAATTCGAGCAGGTTTCCCATACCATCGTCGAAGAAGAAAGACCGCCGATGATTGAACTGCCCGAATACCGCGAAAAATTCGGCATAAAATAAAAAACACGAAAACACGGAATACGCAGACATTCCAGCGCTGCCGTTTCCGTGTATTCAGTGTAGTCCGTGGTTGGATATGAATAAATTAGCTGTAGCTGTCATTCATTATCACCTGCGTCCCGGCGGCGTGACGCGGGTGATTGAACGTGCCGTTGAATCACTGAACGACCGAATCGACTTTTTTTGTATCAGCGGAGAGGCCACGTCCGAAGATGCGCAACTGTTTCCCATCTCCGGAACCTTCCAGCCATTGGAATATTCCAACGCCGCCGATTTTCCAACGCCGGAAAAATCAGTTAAGGAACTCCGGCAGCTGGCCCGGAATCATTTCGGGCGTGATCCGGACATCTGGCATATCCACAATCACGCACTGGGAAAAAACGGTTTTATGCCGCAACTCGTCTGGACGCTGGCCGGCGCCGGATGCCGCCTGCTGCTGCAGCCGCACGACTTTGCCGAAGACGGCCGGGCCGCAAACTATAAACTGCTCACCGAAGCTCTCGGCGAAAACCTGAACCAGATACTCTATCCCGATGCCGAGCATATTGTCTATGCTCCGATTAATTTCCGGGATAAATCCTTCCTTGAAAACATCGGACTTTCCAACGTCCGGGAACTGCCGAATTCAGTCACCGCACACGAAGCGTCCCCCCTCGGAAAAACCACCCGCACCATTGTCTATCCCGCCCGGGCCATCCGCCGGAAAAATCTCGGCGAATTCCTGCTGTGGAGCCTGCTCGCACCCGAAGGTTATCTGTTCCAGAGCACCCTCGCCCCGCAGAATCCCAAGTGGCAGGTTTACTATGATGAATGGGTCAAGTTTGCCGAAGAGCTTAATCTTCCGGTTGAATTCGATGCGGGTCGCAAACACGATTTTTCAGAACTCGTCCATAATGCCGACGCATTAATGACGACCAGTATTCAGGAAGGCTTCGGCCTCGCCTTCCTCGAACCCTGGCTGGAAGGTAAAAATCTGATCGGCCGCAGGCTTCCGGAAATCACCACTGACTTTGAAACTGAAGGCCTCAATCTTTCCGGACTGTACGAGTCCCTGCCCGTACCGCTGGCATGGGCCGGCGAAACAACATTTTTCCAGACCCTGGAAAAAGCGATGCGCGAAATGTACACCGCCTATTCCAAACCCTGGAACCCGGCGATACTCGCCGAAGCCGAATCCGCGCTCGTCAAAAACGGAACCGTTGATTTTGGTATTCTCGATGAAGCGCTGCAGCGGAATGTTATCCGTCATCTGGCGGCGCATCCCGAAGACCGAAAACAACTCCCCCCGCTTCCCCTGACCCCTGCTGCCGGAGTGATTGAGATCAACCGCAGCATTGCCGAATCCCATTACAGCCAGGCCGCCTATGCCAACCGGTTGCTCGAACTATATCAGGATCTCGCGGCGGCTGAACCCGGCGATATAACTTCCGGCCATGCCCCCGCCCTGCTCGACCAGTTCCTGAAACCCGAACGCTTCAACCTGCTCAGAACGTAGACCTGTCATCCGGCTTCATTATCCGCCCGACATTCATCACGAAGGAGCCAATCGGTAAACGCAGAACAAACGTTCCGCTTTTTTTCTTCAGCACTATTGGGCGGAAAGCCGGCGAGACGCCTTGAGGACACAAAAAAGCGCGCAACCGTTACCGGAAGCGCGCGTTTGGCAGAAGAACCTGCGGGGACTCTTAAACGATTTCGCAGGCGCCGCCGGCACAGGCAATTTCGCCTTGCAGGTTGGTTTCGTCGGACTCCTCTTTCATCTGCGTGTAGTCGACGGAGCGGAACTTGGAGATCAGCTCGTTCCACAGGGTTTCATCCTGTGCGGTAACAACCTCTTCGTGCGGAGCCTGCTGGTAAATCTTATCCCCGGTGGCGGCCAGCATGCTGATGCCGGTGAAGTCGGCGCGATTTTCCCAGATATAGTCGGCCACATCGTCCCATTCGTCGTCGCGAACAGTCAGAGTATTGGACACATTGTGATAGAGACCGGGGTTGAGTTCCGGACGGGCTGTTCCGGGCACGACCCAGTTCTGCTGGGTGGAGTGCACATGCTTCAGCAGATCCATCGCCGACATTTCCGAGCGCAGGATTGCTTCATCCGGAGCTTCGACACAGAATGTAATAACATCGTCGGTTTTGTTGGCACTCCAAACGGATTCTTCGCACATGTGCGGATTCACTTCGTTGAAGAATTTGTACACCGGGTCGGTCTTATTGGCCTGGGCGCGACGGAAGTAACGGCGGGCGTGACGCGGATGAATGCCCGATGCAGTTCCGAGCAGCAGCGACGTAGATCCGGCCGGTTTTACGCAGGTCAGACGCGCAGCCGGTTCTGTACCGATTTTCAGGGTGATTTCACGATTCACTTCAATGGCATATTTCGCCATTTTCTGCTGGAGATTCGGATCCAGCGTAATCGCCGGCGAGTCCATCATGCCGGTAATCGATACACCGAGCAGCGCCTCGCGACGGCAGAGCTTTTCGGTGGTTTCACCGAGATACGGGAAACTGGTATATGCAGCCTGCAGCGAACCGATAATGGTTGCGGCACGAACTGCAATGCGGAAATCCTCTTCGGACTGCAGCTTGGCGCCGTTGATTTCGGTCAGATTGCAGAACTGCCAGCCGGATTCGATGGTCACATTGCCGTCGTCGTCTTTCACTTCCAGGTGCGGGTTCAATCCGATTTCACAGCAGGGATTGCAGCCATGGGACTGATCGTTTGCAAAATAGAAGCCGGGTTCGCCCCACTCTTTCTGTTTCTGGAAAATACGCAGGAACTGGGCTTTGGAGGTTTCGCCGCGAATCAATTTGACCGAGTTGTTGGAGCGGCCGCGCTGCGGATTGGTTTCGAACCAGTTTCCGCGCTTGGCATTCATCATTTCACCGTCATCCGGCGAAAAGAGACAGATCGTTGCCGATCGACGTACACCGCCGGCAATTACCGCATCGGCCGCATGCATCATAATATCATAGGCTTCGATCGGTTTAAGTTTACGCCCGAGAGCACCGTCGAGCACGCTGCGGGCACGTTCCAGTGCACGACGCAGCGGAACATGGCCGGGAGCCCGTCCGCCGGAGGTACCCAGCTTGGCACCGCGCGGACGAATCAGGGAATAGTTGAACTCGACCAGATAGCCTTCCGTATAGCTGTCCATCAGCGCCTGCATGGCATCCGCCCAGCCTTCGATGGTATCTGGAATTGTAAAGTGAACCACGGAACCTTCATCAATACTTGCCGCCAGCGGAGGCAGTTTTTCAACATGTTCAAACTCAACGCTGAAGCCTACACCGGTGCCGCAAAGCAACAGGAACAGACCCTCTGCAAAAAATTCTATCCGGTCGCAGATACCGAAGGTGCAATTGTACATGCGGGCATGATTCGATTCGATGGCTTTGCCTCCGAACTGCATGGAGCGCATGGAGGGCAGGCAGCGTTTTTCGAGCACCTGTTCGAAAGCCCAGTTGATATCTTCTTCTGCGGCCGGGAATTGACGCAGGTGCATGTCCCGTACGCGGCTGACTGCTTCAGCAAATGTTTCGCGCCGGCCGAGCTCCGGCAGAAAACGGGCATAGCGGCTGGCCAGCATGTAGTCCTGAATTGCGGAGGCATCGGGACGCAGGCGCTGATTACGGGCCTGCTTGTGCTCCTCGCGGTAAAGAATGTACGCTTTGGCCACATCGTACAGGCCGGCCCCCATCAGCTGCTGCTCCACCAGATCCTGAATGTGCTCGACATCGACTTCCTCATTGCCTCGGCTCTTATATCCGGTGATGATATTGTCGATTTTAGTGGTGATGTCCTTGACGATAGTCACAAGATGTTGTGGTACATCATCGGAATCTTTGATGGTCCCCCGGACCGCCTTTTCGATGGCGGCGTAGATTTTTTCCTGGTCGTAATCGACCGTCGCGTAATCGCGTTTTTTAACTTTTATAGCCATTTATGCCCCTTTTGCAAAACAAGCGCTGATGGTGATCCTGAACGTCTGAGGGATACTTCGTGAATGCATATCATCATACTAGATATAGTATCCTCCCGAAAACAGACGCACAATATATATGCAGTTATTGATATTGAAGCAAAAAAAAACAAAAAACAAAACAGGGCGTTTTACACTCAGGATTTAACCTGTTTCGTTCAGCTGATTTACACCAAATCTAAAAAAACGGTTAAAAAAGTATAAGCGTTCTGGAGCCTGAAAAATAAACTCAGCGCCTTTTTTAATGCCCAACTGAAAAACCACAATATATATGCGCTCGTTTTCGCTATGGCCAATAGGCACACTCTATTGACAACCCTCTGCAAAGATGCACTATACCGGGCTGAATGAAAATGAAAGTCACATATAATGAGGAGCAGCGCTTCATCGTAGCCGAAATCGTCGGACTGCTGGATATGGAGGCTGTCGAACGAGGGCTGGTTGAAATGAACACCGTGATGGATCGATATAAATGCCATCATGTGCTCTACGACCTGTGCCAGGTTGAACTGGCTCTCGAAGTGCATGAAATATACTTCGTTCCGAAGCTTCTCAAAGAAGCCGGTAATATGAATGTGAAACGGGCTGTGCTTTTTTCTACGGAAAACGAACAGGATTTCGCCTTTTTTGAGACTGTTGCTGGAAATCAGGGTCTGAACGTTCAAATATTCGCCGAACGCAAACCCGCGCTCGACTGGCTCCTTGCATGATCGTTTCGGTCATCATGCCTGTCTGGAATGCAGTGAACACTATTTCCAAAACGCTGGAATCCCTTCGTGCCCAGACCTTCGAATCCATGGAAATTGTGGTTGTGGATGACGGCTCAACCGACGGAACCACCGAGCTCCTGCGCGATCAAAACGGTATTATACTGCTCGAAAGGCCTCATCGCGGCATCGTGCCTGCACTCAACGACGGCCTGGCCGCGGCGACCGGAAGCTACATTGCCCGAATGGATGCCGATGATTTGTGCCGCCCGGAACGCATCGAAAAGCAGGTGAACTATCTTGAAAAACATCCGGAGATCGGATTGGCGGGCTGCCGCGTCGAGTTCGGCGGAGACCGGAAACTGCAGGCCGGCTATGCCGCCTACGTGGACTGGATTAATTCGCTGACTGAACCGGAGGATATTGCGCTCAACCGGTTTGTGGAATCTCCGTTCGCCCATCCTTCCGTTATGTTCCGCCGCGAACTGCTTTCGGCATTCGGAGCTTATCGCGACGGTCCGTTTCCGGAGGATTATGAACTCTGGCTCCGCTGGATGGACGCCGGGGTGAACATGGGCAAAGTGAATGAGGAGCTCATCACCTGGAACGATCCGCCATCGCGCCTGTCACGCACGGATCAACGTTACTCCGTGGACGCATTTTATAAAACCAAGGCCGAATACCTTTTCCAATGGCTGGAAAAAAATAATCCCCACCATCCCGATGTCATGATCTGGGGCGCCGGCCGGGTTACCCGCAAACGGGCTGCAATCCTTAAAGCATGCGGCCTTCGCATTACACATTACATTGATATTAAATCCAGACGCCTCAACTGCGACACCCCCGTCATACGTCCGGAAGAAATTCCTGATCCTGATTCCTGTATGCTTCTTTCCATGGTTGGTAACCGCGGTGCCCGAAAGCAGATTTATGATTATCTGACAGAATGCGGATTTGTAGTCGGAGAAAGCATGCTCTTTTGTTGACCACAATATTGATGCTTTAGTGCTATAAACATACATATATGTATGCTTTATATAAAGGCATCTGCACCTCGCGCCATGCCTTTATAAATTTTATAACCAAGGTTTTTATAGAGTATTACATCATATTCTTTCCTTAGGCTCACGTTCTGTTGCCCGACGGTGGCACACCTGATGCATCTACGTTTTCAAGGATGCATAACCATGAATTTTGAAACGTACGAAACGGATGATTTCTTCGATGAGCTGTTTGACAACCAGGGACATTCGCGCGATTCAGCGAAGTTGCTTGTAAACGCCATCGAATCGTTGGCAGACGGAGATCTGCTGAAACGTCAGGAAGCCAGCGAACGGGCAATGCACAGCATGGGGATAACGTTCAACGTTTATGGTTCCGACGAGGGTACCGAGCGGACGATTCCGTTCGATATCGTGCCGAGGATAATAGACGGCGCCGAATGGGATGTCGTCGAGGCCGGATTGAAACAGCGGATCAAGGCCGTTAACCGGTTTATCGACGACATTTATCACGACCGGAACATCATTGCCGACGGCGTGATTCCTGAATGGATTTTCACTTCTTCGAAGGGGTACCTTCCTCAGTGTCAGGGACTGAATCCGCCCAAAGGCGTTTGGGCCCATGTTACCGGAACAGATCTCGTGCGTGATGATAAAGGCACCTTTTTTGTTCTCGAGGATAATCTCAGGGTACCCTCCGGGGTTTCCTATGTGCTGCTGAACCGGACCCTGATGAAACGTAACTTTCCGGAAGTTTTCCACAAAAGCCATGTGCGGCGCGTGGTTGACTATCCGGATCAGTTTATGAAAATGCTCCATCATGTTGCTCCGGAAGGAATCGACCGCCCCACTGTTGCGGTCCTGACACCGGGGGTGTACAACTCGGCCTATTTTGAGCACGCCTTCCTGGCCCAGCAGATGGGCGCTCTGCTGGTGGAAGGCCATGATCTGGTTTATGACGGGAAATATGTATGCGCACGAACCGTCGAAGGGCTGGTTCGCATCGATGTCATCTATCGGCGGATCGACGATGAATTTCTGGATCCCGAAGTGTTCCGCGAAGATTCCTATCTCGGCTGTACCGGCATGATGAAGGCTTTCCGTGAAGGAACCCTGACGCTGGCCAACGCCCCGGGAACCGGCGTGGCCGATGATAAGGTGGTTTATGCCTTTGTCCCGGACATGATAAAATACTATCTGGGCGAGGACCCGCTGCTGCCCAGTGTTCCGACCCATCTGTGCTGCGATGATGAAGCACTGGAATACACGCTGGATAATCTCGACAAACTGGTCGTCAAACCCGCCAGCGAGTCGGGCGGATACGGGATGCTGATCGGCCCGAAAGCTTCGCAGAAAGAACGCGACGCCTTTGCCCGTGCACTGCGTAAAGATCCGCGCAATTATATTTCCCAGCCGACGCTTTCTCTCTCCAGAGCCCCCGTTGTGGTCGATGACCACTTTGAAGGACGGCATGTGGATTTACGCCCGTTCATCCTGCACCGGGGCGATGACTCCTATGTCCTGCCCGGCGGACTGACACGGGTGGCCCTGAAAAAAGGTTCACTGGTTGTGAATTCATCGCAGGGAGGCGGAACAAAAGATACCTGGGTCGTGGACCGGAAAACCGGATTGGAGGTGGCCTGATGCTTCTCAGCCGCGTAGCCGATAATATTTACTGGATGAGCCGCTACATTGAACGCGCCTCGAATATCGCCCGCTTTCTTGAGGTAAGCTATCAGCTCAACCTTGATCATTCATCACTCGATGAAGAACAGTGGGGACCGCTTATTGAAATCACGGGCGACAGGACACTGTTTGAAGCCCGCTACGGTGCCCCCACCCGCGACAACGTCATGCACTTTTTAATGTTTAACCCGGAATATCCAAACTCCATTTCACGCTGCCTCAGCACAGCACGTTCCATTGCCAAAGGTATGCGGGAGACGGTTTCGGATGACATGTTCAGAGAAATCAATGCGCTGGGGAAACGGGTGCCGGAAGCCACCCGGGAAAAAGCCCATTTTCACACCCGGGTCTTTCAGCTCTGCCGTGAGATTAAACGCGATGCCATGCTGATTGAGGCCATGGCATCGGAGACCATTGAACGCGGTCAGGGCTATCACTTCTGGCGGGTCGGACGCTACCTCGAGCGTGCCGACAAAACCTCGCGGCTGCTGCACGTGAAATATTTTCATCTCCTGCCGCATCTCGATGCGGTCGGAACACCGATGGATGATCTGCAGTGGAGTGCTGTACTGGAATCGATGGATGCCAAAGAAACCTATATCCGGACCCGGGGCCTGATTACGCCGGATAAGGTGGTTGATCTGATGGTACTCGACCGGGGCCATCCCCGGGCCATCCTGTTCTGTCTTAACGCGGTTCTGGAAAGTCTATACAGAATCACGCGTGATAAATCGGAAAAACCGCATGAGATCCTTGAAGCACTGTGCAAAAAACTATCGGCCATGTCGGCAAAAGACATCGTTGAGGTCGGCATGAATGAGTTTATTGATGATCTGCAGTTGAGTTTCAACGAAGTAAACAATGCCATTCATACACATTTCATTTCGCCCAAAGCCGTAACGGCTGGAGCATAACCTTATGGCCATACGCGTAGCACTGAACCACAAGACCCAATACTTTTACGATCGTCCGGCCACGTTGGGAGCCCAGATTATCCGGCTCCGACCGACTCCGCACTGCCGTACCCCGATCGTCAGCTACTCTTTGAACATTCAGCCGGAAGACCATTTCATCAACTGGCAGCAGGATCCGCAGAATAACTATCTCGCCCGTCTGCTGATCAATGAAGCGACCGAACGTTTCGAAATCGAGGTCGATCTCGTCGCCGAGCTTAAGCCGATCAATCCGTTCGATTTTTTTCTGGAAAAAGATGCCGAGGAATATCCGTTTGAATATCCGGCCGCCCTGAAGCGCGAACTGCGCCCCTTTTTCCAGAAGCAGCGGATGCGCCCCCTTTTTCAGGAATTCGTCGAAGCGATCGACACCTCGGAAATCCGGACCATCGATTTTCTGGCCATGGTCAACCGGAAAGTCAACGAACGGCTCGAATACACCCTTCGTATGGATCCCGGCATTTACACGCCGGAGCGGACCCTGAAAGAAGGTAAAGGCAGCTGTCGCGATTTTGCCTGGCTGCTGGTTCACATTTTCCGACGGCTCGGACTCGCCTCCCGGTTTGTATCCGGGTATTCGATTCAATTGGCAGCCGATGAAAAACCGGTTGATCCCAATGCGCCGGCAGGCGTCAATCAGGACATCTGCGATCTGCATGCCTGGTGCGAGGTCTATCTGCCCGGCGCCGGCTGGGTCGGGCTCGACCCCACCAGCGGTCTGTTCTGCGGCGAAGGACATATCCCGCTTACCGCCTCGGCCGATGCGCGCCACGCTTCCCCGGTTGAGGGAGCCATCAGCATGTGCGAAACCACCTTCAACGTAGAAATGTCGGTTACGCGTATTCACGAAGACCCGCGCGTCACCAAGCCCTACACCGAAGGGCAATGGCAATCGATTCTGGATCTCGGCAACAAGGTGGATGAAAAGCTGAACGCCGGCGACGTCCGGTTGAGTATGGGCGGCGAACCCACCTTTATTTCCGCGACCGATCTAGAAGGTGAAGAATGGAATACCGAAGCGGTGGGCCCCACGAAAAAGCCGCTGTCGGAAGAACTGATCCGGCGGTTGCGCAAACGCTTCGGCCCCGGCGGCATGCTGCACTTCGGCCAGGGTAAATGGTATCCGGGAGAACCGCTGCCCCGCTGGGCCCTTGGTCTCTACTGGCGCAAAGACGGTGTTCCCATGTGGGAACACGAAGAACTGCTGGGAACCGAAGAAACCGATTACGGCTTCACCCATAAAGATGCGCAGGAACTCGCCGAGGAACTGACCCGGCAGCTCGGCGTGGACCGGAAATATATCCACCCGGCTTATGAAGATCCGGTGAAATATGCACTGCGCGAACGGGAACTGCCCGTCAATGTCGATCCGCTGGACAGCAAACTGGATGATCCGCAGGAACGCGAACAGCTGCTGCGCGTGTTTAACCGCGGCCTGAATAATCCGGTCGGATTTGTCCTGCCGCTGGAAAAACAACCCTGGGGCTGGCAGAGCGGTCTCTGGATGCTGCGCGGCAAACAGCTTTATCTCATTCCCGGCGATTCCCCGCTCGGACTGCGCCTTCCGCTCGAAAGCCTGCCGTGGGCCAAACAAGAGGATCTCGACCCGACGCTGCCGCCCGATCCCTCCTGGCGGCAGCCGCCGCTGCCCGGCCGCCGTTCCCTTGTGGTGCCTCAACATCCGGAGGATGAACGGGAACTTCCGGACCTTGGAAAAAATTCTGTGGAGGAAATGGCGGATGAACCGCCCCCGCGCCATGATGTGCTGCCCGAACCCGGCCAGTCGGCCGACTGGGTACTGCGCACCGCCATGTGTGTCGAGGCGCGTGACGGACGGCTCTATATCTTCATGCCGCCGACCTATACCATCGAGGATTATCTTGATCTGCTGAACGCCGTCGAACACGCGGCGGCCATCGTGGACAAACCGGTTCTGATCGAGGGCTACACCCCGCCGCACGATCCGCGCATCGACTATATGAAGGTTACGCCCGACCCCGGCGTCATTGAAGTCAATATCCAGCCGGCCTACTCCTGGCGCGAAATGGTGCAGAACACCACCGTGCTCTATGAAGAGGCCCGCCAGACCCTGGTGCGGACGGATAAATTCCAGCTCGACGGAAAACATACCGGCACCGGCGGCGGTAACCACGTCGTTGTAGGCGGCGCAACGCCGGCCGATTCCCCCTTTCTGCGCCGGCCGGATGTGCTGAAGTCGCTGATCGGCTTCTGGATGAACCATCCGTCGCTCAGTTATCTGTTCAGCGGACTTTTCATCGGCCCCACCTCGCAGGCACCGCGTGTCGACGAAGGCCGCCCCGATGCCGCCTATGAAATGGAGCTGGCATTTAAACAGATTCCGAAAATGGGCGATCCCAACATTCCGCCATGGTTGATTGACCGCGTGCTGCGGCATCTGCTCACGGACTTGACCGGCAACACGCACCGTGCCGAATTCTGCATCGATAAACTTTACTCCCCCGACAGTCCGACCGGGCGGCTTGGGCTGGTGGAATTTCGCGGCTTCGAAATGCCGCCGCACGCCCGCATGAGTCTGACACAGCAGTTACTGATCCGTGCGTTGATTGCCCATTTCTGGGAATCGCCCTACGAGGCGCCGCTGACCCGATGGCTCACCCATCTGCACGACCGTTTCCTGCTGCCGCACTTTGTCCGCGAGGATTTCGGAAAAGTCATCGACACCCTGAATCAGGCCGGTTTCCCCTTCCAGCAGGACTGGTTTACCACTCATTTTGAATTCCGTTTTCCAGTCATTGGAACGGTTGATTATGACGGCGTGCATATCGAATTGCGGCAGGCTATCGAACCGTGGCTGGTGCTTGGAGAAGAAGCCGGCGGCGGCGGAACCGCCCGCTATGTCGACTCTTCGCTGGAACGAATGCAGATTAAGGTTTCCGGACTGATCGAACAGCGCCACGCGATTTCAGTGAACGGACTGGAACTTCCGCTGAGCCCGGCCGGAACGCCGGGGGAATATGTAGCCGGCCTGCGCTACCGTGCCTGGCAGCCGCCCAGCTGCCTGCATCCGACGATTCCGGTGCATACGCCGCTTGTCTTCGATCTGGTGGACAGGCACAATGATCATGCCGTCGGAGGATGCACCTATTATGTCAGCCATCCCGGCGGAAGAAGCCATGAAAATTTCCCCATCAATGCCCTGGAAGCGGAAACGCGGCGCGGCGAACGGTTTAAACCGTTTGGTCACACGCCGGGGCCCCTGCATGTCCGCCGCATTGAACGGAGTCCTGAATCGCCTGTTACACTCGACCTGCGTCGGCAGTATTGAGGCTAAGCGTTAATGGACAATTTAATAAGTAATTACCATCCCCTCACCGAAACCTATTCGGAGATGGCCGATCCCGAAGGCGGTTTGCGCCCACACTGGTCCCCCATGATCAATCGCCTGAATGCGTACGGCGCGGAAAATATTTCCAAACGCTGGAACCGGGCGCGACGGGTGATCCAGCAGAACGGGGTCACCTATAACGTAGCCGAAAGTGAAAACGGCATCAGCCGCCCCTGGGAACTCGACCCGGTTCCGCTGATGATTTCCCCGGATGAATGGGAAGTCATTTCCGCCGGCCTGGTACAGCGCATGCAACTGCTGAACCGGGTACTTGCCGATCTTTATGGAGAACAGAAACTGCTGAAAAACGGAACCCTGCCCAGCGAACTGATTCTGGCAAACAGGGCCTTTCTCCGCTCCTGCTGCCCCATTAAGCCGCCGCAGAATCAGTTCCTAACCATGCTGGCCGTTGATCTCGCCCGGGCACCAAACGGCGAATGGCGCGTGGTAAAGGACCTGACTCAGGCTCCGTCAGGTGCCGGTTATGCACTGGAAAACCGCATCATCATTTCACGCACCTTTCCAACCATGTACCGTGAATGCCGAATTGAGCGGCTGGCCGGATTTTTTTCCACGCTTCGGAACCGGCTGGCGGAACTCTCTCCGCGAAAAGTCGAAAACCCGCGCATCGTCATTCTTACACCGGGTATGATGAGCGAGTCCTATTTCGAACACGCCTACCTTTCCCGCTATCTCGGTTTTCCGCTGGTGCAGGGCAATGATCTGACCGTACGCGAAAACCAGGTCTTTTTAAAAACACTGGGCGGATTGCGTCAGGTTGATGTGATTCTGCGGCGACAGAATGACTCCGACTGCGATCCCCTGGAACTGAACCAGGCATCCGGGC
This is a stretch of genomic DNA from Pontiella agarivorans. It encodes these proteins:
- a CDS encoding DUF2126 domain-containing protein, giving the protein MAIRVALNHKTQYFYDRPATLGAQIIRLRPTPHCRTPIVSYSLNIQPEDHFINWQQDPQNNYLARLLINEATERFEIEVDLVAELKPINPFDFFLEKDAEEYPFEYPAALKRELRPFFQKQRMRPLFQEFVEAIDTSEIRTIDFLAMVNRKVNERLEYTLRMDPGIYTPERTLKEGKGSCRDFAWLLVHIFRRLGLASRFVSGYSIQLAADEKPVDPNAPAGVNQDICDLHAWCEVYLPGAGWVGLDPTSGLFCGEGHIPLTASADARHASPVEGAISMCETTFNVEMSVTRIHEDPRVTKPYTEGQWQSILDLGNKVDEKLNAGDVRLSMGGEPTFISATDLEGEEWNTEAVGPTKKPLSEELIRRLRKRFGPGGMLHFGQGKWYPGEPLPRWALGLYWRKDGVPMWEHEELLGTEETDYGFTHKDAQELAEELTRQLGVDRKYIHPAYEDPVKYALRERELPVNVDPLDSKLDDPQEREQLLRVFNRGLNNPVGFVLPLEKQPWGWQSGLWMLRGKQLYLIPGDSPLGLRLPLESLPWAKQEDLDPTLPPDPSWRQPPLPGRRSLVVPQHPEDERELPDLGKNSVEEMADEPPPRHDVLPEPGQSADWVLRTAMCVEARDGRLYIFMPPTYTIEDYLDLLNAVEHAAAIVDKPVLIEGYTPPHDPRIDYMKVTPDPGVIEVNIQPAYSWREMVQNTTVLYEEARQTLVRTDKFQLDGKHTGTGGGNHVVVGGATPADSPFLRRPDVLKSLIGFWMNHPSLSYLFSGLFIGPTSQAPRVDEGRPDAAYEMELAFKQIPKMGDPNIPPWLIDRVLRHLLTDLTGNTHRAEFCIDKLYSPDSPTGRLGLVEFRGFEMPPHARMSLTQQLLIRALIAHFWESPYEAPLTRWLTHLHDRFLLPHFVREDFGKVIDTLNQAGFPFQQDWFTTHFEFRFPVIGTVDYDGVHIELRQAIEPWLVLGEEAGGGGTARYVDSSLERMQIKVSGLIEQRHAISVNGLELPLSPAGTPGEYVAGLRYRAWQPPSCLHPTIPVHTPLVFDLVDRHNDHAVGGCTYYVSHPGGRSHENFPINALEAETRRGERFKPFGHTPGPLHVRRIERSPESPVTLDLRRQY